One genomic segment of Paenibacillus sp. FSL H8-0332 includes these proteins:
- a CDS encoding serine hydrolase domain-containing protein translates to MNKLTSVVLAAMLVIPAAPAAAREKESPVQTTARLLGSKIVSDYGVSGMQYAIRDRGAITVSGGFGVSDKAAGTPITKDTMFGIGSVSKMHVSAATMMLAEDKIIDIDQPLTTYLPQFKMADERYKQITPRMLMNHSSGLYGSHYGNSILMDDADTQNHDELLTRLQSERLKSDPGAYSVYCNDGFQLLELMIEQVTGNSYTEFLDQHMSSPLKLSSTKTPLDTFNRQRLAKTYFPGLTQALPSENANILGAGGLYSTAEDLTTFAEMLNGKHPDVLSKASATAMQQPEYKNGIWVPEERNSFNYGLGWDAVVLAPFSDYGITALSKGGDTIMYHADLITLPESDISIAVLSSGGSSIYNTIFATNVLLAYLKDTGKINKILPDAAFKPPVKAAMPAEMQSFAGLYGTVGATTAITIKDGAIDLPALEGGLIPAQKYIYTGKGQFTSPDGSAAISFDKQKNGKTYLKLNTHLSIPGVGQMLMVTYEYQKLAVSPLNASTKQAWAQRDGKHYYAVDEKINSFFYLSPSILTKTIEVEQGYATGTRIVDENTAVNAAEIPVMNGRDAFDLTFSKQNGAEYLTIDGNDYISENAVKPIYGGPASTSTVPAGGESVWFKIDKKAAGKTMTVTAPPSGGFVVYDADGMIVSHFKVSKDPSVRLPEGGMAVFGGQAGDVFRIELR, encoded by the coding sequence ATGAACAAGTTAACTTCAGTCGTACTGGCTGCCATGTTAGTGATTCCTGCGGCCCCGGCTGCCGCGCGGGAGAAGGAGAGCCCGGTGCAGACAACAGCCCGCCTGCTGGGCTCGAAGATCGTATCCGATTACGGGGTAAGCGGCATGCAATATGCGATCAGGGATAGAGGTGCGATTACGGTATCCGGCGGCTTCGGTGTATCCGATAAGGCAGCCGGGACGCCGATCACCAAGGATACGATGTTCGGCATCGGCTCGGTCAGCAAAATGCATGTCTCCGCAGCCACGATGATGCTCGCAGAAGATAAGATCATTGACATTGATCAGCCGCTGACCACGTATCTGCCGCAGTTCAAGATGGCCGATGAGCGGTACAAGCAGATTACCCCGCGCATGTTAATGAACCACTCCTCGGGCCTGTACGGCAGCCACTACGGGAACAGCATTCTGATGGACGATGCCGATACACAGAATCATGATGAGCTGCTGACCAGGCTTCAGTCCGAACGCCTGAAATCCGATCCCGGCGCATATTCCGTATACTGCAATGACGGCTTTCAATTACTGGAGCTGATGATTGAGCAGGTGACGGGCAATAGCTATACAGAGTTCCTGGATCAGCACATGAGCAGCCCGCTGAAGCTAAGCTCCACCAAGACGCCGCTGGATACCTTTAACCGGCAGCGGCTCGCCAAGACCTACTTCCCTGGTCTAACGCAGGCATTGCCTAGCGAGAACGCCAATATCCTCGGAGCGGGTGGCCTCTATTCCACAGCCGAAGATCTGACCACATTCGCCGAGATGCTGAACGGAAAGCATCCAGACGTTCTGTCGAAAGCCTCCGCTACAGCGATGCAGCAGCCCGAATACAAGAACGGGATCTGGGTACCTGAGGAGAGAAACAGCTTCAATTACGGTCTGGGCTGGGATGCCGTAGTTCTGGCGCCGTTCAGTGATTACGGAATCACAGCCTTATCCAAAGGCGGAGATACCATCATGTATCACGCTGACCTGATTACCCTGCCGGAATCCGATATATCCATCGCGGTGCTCTCGTCAGGCGGAAGCTCAATCTATAACACCATTTTCGCCACCAATGTGCTGCTGGCCTACCTGAAGGACACCGGGAAGATTAACAAGATTCTGCCGGATGCTGCCTTCAAGCCTCCTGTTAAAGCGGCTATGCCTGCTGAGATGCAGTCCTTTGCGGGATTATATGGCACTGTCGGCGCAACCACAGCCATAACCATTAAGGACGGAGCGATTGATCTGCCTGCGCTTGAAGGGGGACTCATTCCTGCACAGAAGTATATCTATACCGGCAAGGGGCAGTTCACGAGCCCGGACGGCAGCGCCGCCATAAGCTTCGATAAACAGAAGAACGGCAAAACCTATTTGAAGCTGAATACCCACCTGAGCATCCCTGGTGTTGGTCAAATGCTAATGGTCACATATGAATATCAGAAGCTTGCGGTAAGTCCGCTGAATGCTTCTACGAAGCAGGCCTGGGCGCAAAGAGACGGGAAGCATTACTACGCTGTGGATGAGAAAATCAATTCCTTCTTCTACCTCTCCCCTTCCATCTTGACGAAGACTATTGAGGTTGAACAAGGCTATGCCACCGGGACGCGGATTGTGGACGAGAACACCGCCGTCAATGCGGCTGAAATTCCAGTGATGAACGGAAGAGATGCCTTCGATCTGACCTTCTCCAAGCAGAACGGTGCCGAATATTTAACCATTGACGGCAATGATTATATTAGCGAGAACGCCGTGAAGCCGATCTACGGAGGCCCTGCCTCTACCAGCACCGTTCCTGCGGGCGGCGAGAGTGTATGGTTCAAGATTGATAAGAAGGCTGCCGGCAAAACCATGACCGTTACCGCTCCCCCAAGCGGCGGTTTCGTTGTCTATGATGCCGACGGGATGATTGTAAGCCACTTCAAGGTAAGCAAAGACCCTTCGGTCCGGTTGCCGGAAGGAGGAATGGCCGTATTCGGCGGGCAAGCGGGCGATGTGTTCAGGATTGAGCTGCGATAA
- a CDS encoding DedA family protein, producing the protein MTEWITEFILFFKDLSYAGIVIALSFEFVPAEIVLPLAGYWVYLGDMKLLLTILAGTVGGTFGPLTLYALGRYGGRPMVDKYGKYLFIRPHHLEASDRFFEKYGSGVAFYGRFIPGVRTLISIPCGIAKMNVFKFSLYTFLAMLPITSVYVYLGFKLGSQWEHVDEIVKPYLIPAATLFLLGFGLYVLSKRLRRRQA; encoded by the coding sequence ATGACAGAGTGGATTACGGAATTTATACTCTTTTTCAAAGATTTGTCCTATGCAGGTATCGTCATCGCCTTGTCGTTTGAATTCGTACCTGCTGAAATCGTGCTGCCGCTTGCCGGATATTGGGTGTATCTTGGGGACATGAAGCTCCTGCTTACGATCCTGGCTGGTACTGTCGGGGGCACCTTCGGCCCGCTAACACTGTATGCCTTGGGCCGGTATGGCGGCAGGCCGATGGTCGATAAGTACGGCAAGTATCTGTTCATCCGCCCGCATCATCTGGAGGCCTCCGACCGTTTTTTTGAGAAATACGGCAGCGGTGTGGCCTTCTACGGACGCTTCATCCCCGGTGTAAGAACGCTGATCTCCATCCCTTGCGGAATCGCCAAAATGAATGTGTTCAAGTTCAGTCTGTACACCTTCCTGGCCATGCTTCCGATCACCTCGGTCTATGTCTATCTGGGCTTCAAGCTGGGCTCGCAGTGGGAGCATGTGGACGAGATCGTCAAGCCTTACCTTATTCCGGCGGCAACCCTGTTCCTGCTCGGCTTCGGACTGTACGTCTTGTCCAAGCGGCTAAGAAGAAGACAGGCTTAA
- a CDS encoding undecaprenyl-diphosphate phosphatase — translation MENWFEWLKYLLLGLVQGVTEPIPVSSSGHLIIVQRLLGMKQNGLSFEILTNTASLIAICFIFRKDILDLITGAFHYMRTRNAKYRSEFMFCLYIVIGTIPAAVAAVFFKDTIERVFTSVHTVSISLLVTGVALWLIRNLRGQKRDGNLTVRDAILVGLAQAVALIPGISRSGSTVIASIAVGMKQETALKFSFMLYIPISIGGLILGASDIVHDPNRSALAIPFMIAFLTTLVATYYAMRWFIGIMAKGNLIYFSYYCFVVGTLLLIFQ, via the coding sequence ATGGAGAATTGGTTCGAATGGCTGAAATACTTATTGCTGGGTCTCGTGCAGGGAGTGACGGAGCCGATTCCCGTCTCTTCCAGCGGGCACCTGATCATCGTACAACGACTGCTCGGCATGAAGCAGAATGGGCTATCCTTTGAAATCTTAACGAATACGGCATCCCTGATCGCCATCTGTTTTATTTTCCGCAAAGATATTCTGGATCTGATTACAGGTGCCTTCCATTATATGCGCACGCGCAATGCCAAGTACCGGTCGGAGTTCATGTTCTGCCTCTATATTGTGATAGGTACGATTCCTGCAGCCGTGGCTGCTGTGTTCTTCAAGGATACGATCGAACGCGTCTTCACCTCCGTACATACCGTATCCATCAGCTTACTTGTTACCGGGGTGGCCCTCTGGCTGATCCGCAATCTCCGCGGGCAAAAAAGAGACGGCAATCTTACCGTGCGGGATGCCATTCTTGTCGGACTGGCTCAGGCAGTGGCCCTGATTCCCGGTATCAGCCGTTCCGGTTCAACCGTGATCGCCTCGATCGCCGTCGGGATGAAGCAGGAGACCGCACTCAAGTTCTCCTTCATGCTGTACATTCCTATTAGTATCGGCGGTCTGATCCTGGGTGCATCCGACATCGTGCATGATCCTAACCGCTCCGCGCTGGCAATTCCCTTTATGATTGCCTTCCTCACCACACTGGTCGCCACTTATTACGCGATGCGCTGGTTCATCGGCATTATGGCGAAGGGGAACCTGATCTACTTTTCGTACTACTGCTTCGTGGTGGGCACGCTACTGCTGATCTTCCAGTAA
- a CDS encoding glycosyltransferase family 2 protein, which yields MNQKIKRVLLGSPIHQKPEILEHFLKSLQRLNLNNIELHYYLIDDNRDTASSELLQQFAQSGRTVFLESSGYHDDYIRDDNTHAWRISLVWKVAEFKNKMIRRAEAFGYDYLFLVDSDLILHPSTLEQLINSGKDIIAEVFWTQWQPGKLEQPQVWMHDEYNQWEALPGEKLSPEEIKRRLHAFLLKMRQPGTYEVGGLGACTLISIEAIKSGISYKKVRNLSYWGEDRHFCIRAAALDIPLFVDTHYPALHIYRDSDLDKVEEFVKLTDAEANLIKLQAADAEHVVTPAAAQRRHKLTLTMIVKNEASRFLRKILEEHRKYIDEAVIIDDGSTDETAELVKEVLGGIPLKLIYNPVSRFNNESELRKQQWEAVVATQPEWILNLDGDEIFEPSFAEEVDSLLRTENCDLFCFRLYDLWDDNHYREDKYWRAHMRYRPFLVRYREDFTYLWNDLPQHSGRLPENIWELPHQLSNLRIKHLGWSKQEFRLEKYMRYMQLDPNGKYGWKEQYQSILDEHPRLLPWSE from the coding sequence AACGAGTGCTACTTGGGAGCCCGATCCATCAGAAACCGGAGATTCTGGAGCATTTTCTGAAGTCGCTGCAGCGGCTCAACCTTAACAATATTGAGCTGCATTACTATCTGATTGATGATAATCGGGATACAGCTTCCAGTGAACTCCTGCAGCAGTTCGCCCAAAGCGGGAGAACAGTCTTCCTGGAATCCTCTGGCTACCATGATGACTATATACGCGATGATAATACCCATGCCTGGCGTATCAGCCTTGTCTGGAAGGTGGCCGAGTTCAAAAATAAGATGATCCGGCGCGCGGAAGCTTTCGGCTATGATTATCTGTTTCTGGTGGATTCCGATCTTATTCTTCATCCAAGTACGCTGGAACAGCTGATCAATTCAGGCAAGGACATTATCGCTGAAGTGTTCTGGACCCAGTGGCAGCCGGGCAAGCTGGAACAGCCGCAGGTGTGGATGCATGACGAATACAACCAATGGGAAGCGTTGCCGGGAGAAAAGCTTTCACCTGAGGAGATCAAGCGCCGCCTGCATGCTTTTCTGCTTAAGATGAGGCAACCGGGAACCTATGAAGTCGGCGGACTTGGTGCCTGTACTCTGATCAGCATCGAGGCCATCAAGTCCGGTATTAGTTACAAGAAGGTCCGAAACCTCTCCTATTGGGGAGAGGATCGCCATTTCTGTATCCGTGCAGCAGCACTTGATATTCCCCTCTTCGTGGATACTCATTATCCGGCGCTGCATATCTACAGAGACAGTGATCTTGACAAAGTGGAGGAGTTCGTAAAACTAACAGATGCAGAAGCTAATCTAATTAAGCTGCAAGCTGCTGATGCGGAACATGTTGTCACCCCGGCAGCGGCACAACGCCGGCACAAGCTGACTCTCACGATGATCGTCAAGAATGAAGCCTCAAGGTTCCTGCGGAAGATTCTGGAAGAGCACCGCAAATATATCGATGAGGCCGTTATTATCGATGATGGCAGCACAGATGAAACAGCAGAATTAGTTAAGGAGGTTCTGGGGGGAATTCCGCTTAAGTTGATTTATAATCCGGTCTCCCGCTTCAACAATGAATCCGAGCTGCGCAAGCAGCAGTGGGAGGCGGTGGTTGCGACCCAGCCGGAATGGATTCTTAATCTGGATGGGGATGAGATCTTTGAACCCAGCTTTGCCGAAGAAGTGGACTCCCTGCTGAGAACGGAGAACTGCGACTTATTCTGCTTCCGCCTCTACGATCTATGGGATGACAACCATTACCGCGAGGATAAGTACTGGCGGGCCCACATGAGATACCGGCCGTTCCTGGTCCGCTACCGCGAAGACTTTACCTATCTCTGGAATGATCTCCCGCAACACTCCGGGCGGTTGCCAGAGAATATTTGGGAATTGCCTCATCAATTGAGCAACCTGCGGATTAAGCATCTCGGCTGGTCGAAGCAGGAATTTCGGCTGGAGAAGTATATGCGTTATATGCAACTGGACCCGAATGGCAAGTACGGCTGGAAGGAGCAGTATCAGTCCATCCTTGACGAGCATCCCCGTCTGTTGCCTTGGAGCGAATAG